ctcaaatgtttaactctaggggagctggaaaattagcattttttttgaaaataagtgGAGTGTCCTTTTATTTAGCTGGAGTTTAGCTCTAACCCTAGTCTTGGACATCACGATTGGACCAACATTTCTGTAGTGATGACCATTTTTCAGTTTTGTCACGTTATAGCCCCAACTAGTGGTTAAGGTCTGTAATTTGACCCAATAGCTATTGGTAATCTCAAGTAAAAGTGGCCCTGACCACATTAAACATTTTGCCGTGGTGTTCCAGTGATGAATCGAACgttacatttttggatattcagtctaaaaatgtttaaatccGATTACGGACAGAAAACCTAGGGCCTGTTCGCAAAAGTAGTTTTTTAACATAATGCTGAATATCTAACAAATGATTCCACGTACACCAGTGGTTTTTTAGGCAAAGTTGTTTAGAATAAGAAGTTATAacaaatgatacatttatttttaatataagaaACACGGGATAATATACAACCACTTACACATAGAAAAAAGTGAAGGTGGCCCCAGtggctgatttaaaaaaaaatccaagaGTCAAACAGGCCCATTGGTTTTGTTTGGTGATGGCTAGAAGAGATACACCCACCGCTGAAATCTCGCCGGATGAGTGCTGTTTTTAACCTAAATTTAACCTCCAACCCTAACCCAACATCTTGCGAgatttaggccatagctgtatACCTTCTAGCCAAAACAACAACTTCTGTTAACCTTGTCTATTAGGTTCTTAaacttgatttttttaaatgtccttATAGAAAATCATTAGTACCCTTGTACAAAGACATTACATGCATTACATGACAATATAGTGGAAAAAGTTTCATGCCGAAATGAAAATACGTTTTGTTTGTCTTGACTTTGAATGCAGAGCTTGAATATAATATGTTAGTGTCCTTGAGGGTTGGAACCAAACTCTGCATGACATGACCCTCCAGTAACTTAATCAAATTTAGTTCATTATTAACAGCACCCCATACCTGTGCGTAGGAGAAGTCCAGTCCAGTGACGGAGAACATCACTTCTCCACAGGTCACCAGAAAGTATTGAATGATCTGCCAGGCCATGTGGATCGTGTTTGGTTTGATATCTTCTATATTCTTAATGTTCTCACACTGCGTAGacaaaataatgttattttacaTTAGGAACGCCCAACACATCACTAAATTTACTTTGCTCATTCTAATCGATTCAAGATCATGTCATCATGATGCTTTATGTCTACAGCTGTTGAACCTACGTTGCTCAAATCGAAATTGCTGGGAATCACAACCGTGTAGGAACTACCAAAGCCCAGTTCCATGATGTAATAGCACATCTGTCCTTCCTCGTTCGCAATGGTGAAGTTAGCTCTATGAAGTGAACATAAATTGAATGTAATGTTGTTTTCTTGCAAATTGCTGTTAATTAGAGATGCATACTGCATCGCTACAAATATATGGTAGCAAACTTTTTGTTAAGTTATATCTTACAGTATCAATGGCTATCATACACGTACACACAATTTCGTAGATTACCACAAAGACACGTACTTGCCCTGGGGAAGACTGGTGTAGTTTGATACTTTTAATGGAGAGATGAAACCCAATGATTCAGACTTTGTCGAGATGTTTAGTGCTGAGTGAAAGCCATTCACAAACctagaaaaaataaatatatatatatatatatttaaaaacttttaaagatTCTTTGTCAGGCTTTAGCAGGAAAGCTTGCACAAAAAGGTTCTTATagaggaaccaaaaattgttttTAGTTGTGTCATTTATTACAAGCATCTATGCCAACACTCAAAAAAGTGCTactgatgccatagaagaaaccTTTTAGGCTGTATGGTTACATGAAGAACCTTTAACCTTTGTGTTttacaaaaagttttttgtatTGGATAAAAATTCTGTAGATAATAAAAtcaaagaaatggttcttttaaaggtgcactgtgtagatttttagcggcatctagtggtgagattgtgaattgcaaccaaaaCAGCTCACCCCCCTTTCGTAAAGTtatggtagccaccacaggacaaacatgatGTCAGCGAAAGTAGGTCTACACAAAACGTGCACTGTAGAACAGTCTGTCCATTTAGGGcaactgtagaaacatggcggtgcGAAATGGCGACTTACACGTAAAGGGACacgtggtgtatgtagataaaaacggctcattcaaaggtaataaaacaatacagttcattatgtaaggtgtATACACACCACTGATgttatagttatgtatataatattgcatttctgtcaagagatccttcttatttacacaatgcacctttaaaggttCTTTGGGGAAATCGAAAATAGTTCTTTTATTGCAGTATTTCTTAAACTTTTAGGCCCCTGGCACCAGCTTACGTCCCCcggtttgagaaccactgcttgaTAGCacctttatattttttatatgaaGTATTGTTGATGCATTTGAATATTTCAAATCTTCCAAGTAAAAGTTTATGAAGAAACATTTAGAAATGCACTGACTTGATATCATTTGCACCTTGCTCTGGTTTCTCAGTAGTTTCTAAAATCTGTGAAGAAAAAAATGGTTGATCAGAACAGTTTACTCTTAAAATCACTGTATCCTTACGTgggtattaaagggacactccactttttttgaaaataggcccatttttcagctcccctaaaCGTtggatttttaccgttttggaatccattcagctgtagaccattagcatcatgctcaaaaataaccatagagtttcaatattttttgtatttaaaacttgactcttttgtagttactttgtgtactaagaccgacgggaAATTAAAAGTTTCggttttctaggccgatatggctagaaactatactctcattacagcgtaataataataatcaaggactttgcaatgcagtgcccgaaaaatagtcccctgctattaaaagttaccaaggggactactttcgggcgctgtgtaatatcattgcgcgtgctgcagccatggtaagACAGCAAgatcttgattattacgccagaatgagagtatagttcctagccatatcggcctaaaaaaatcgcaacttttaattttacgtCTGTCtttgtacacgatgtaactacagaagagtcaattTTTAactaggaaaaatatcaaaactctttggctatttttttgcgcgatgctaatggtatAATCAGATTCAAAGGTACTGCCAGAACCGGAgttcggctgaatggattccaaaacggtaaaaatctaatgtttaactcaaggagctggaaaatgaatatattttcaataaaagtggagtgtccctttaagaggagaaaaatatcaaaaagttATACGACTACAAAAAGTTTCTTATGATGAACACTTACGATTTCTTTTATTCCTGCTGAACTAATTAAAACCGTTTGCCTCCTTCCAAACAAAAAATGAGTCTGAACGGCGTATCCTCCAGCAACCGACACACTATATATTGGATTTTCAAAAGTCATATAATCACCCGAGGTCTAAAGGAAACAAGAGGACATGATACTGTTAAAAATTTACTGTATAAACACAattgttaaaatgtttatggtcacttcatttttttgcattttagaAAAATAGTAAACTAAGCAACAACACACCAGTCAGTCAGTAGATGGGGCGGGGCtttgtttttgtgatgtcacattaacaagagaattaaaacagcatgtctaatcagactgctttggtttaatggggatggAAAAAGAAGTATTTACTGTAGGTTGGTTGTGCCAACACACATCTATGTCTAAACAGCTTGTAAAAGTGAATCTTGCCTAATATGtgccttttaaaaataaaatgttgttgAAAGAGAATAATTTGCTTGCATAATCATATTTTGTCTACAAAAGTCATTTAAACCTTTCAAGCATGCACCATTTTAAGAACCTGGCAGACATTACAGTCAAGTGATCCTAGACTTTCGAACTGTGTATGTTTGTATATTATAAAGTAGGAAAATATAATGATTACTGGTTTGTTTGTAACTTGCCTGAAAACTAGACACACTAAATGTTTCTCGGTTCTCCACTGAAACATTCAGATCCACGACGTCCAAGTTCAGGAACCTCGCGTGGGCTTGGTAGCTTGAGGGAAACTTGGGCAATGTTTCCTGTTGGATTGAAATGCATGTACGTTTTATTTCTCTTACTGGGACCGGGAATAAATGGCATTGTGCCTCAAAATCACAGCAGCGGTGCATCCATGTACTTtttacaggtttaaaaaaaattgtcaggTTTTGTTAGTAAGAGTGGTAAGGAAGGAAAGTGTATTGTAAGGTGTTACTCACATCAATCTGAAGCTGCAACAGGGCGGCAGCCACAAATGCTAACGCAGCCATCAGCATACCAACAGTTATCCTTCGCAACGGCCTGGAAGTCACCATGCACGTAAATACAAGGTACACAAATCGAATCGAATGCAAATCTGGAAGGCAGTTGCCCATCTGCACTTACGTGAAGTTAATGTGGCACATTTTGATAAGTGGGTACACTAAGTTGTCCATGATGGGCACCATGATCACAATCAGAATGGGGTTCACGATCTGGAGCAGAGCACAAAGGATGCTTTCATTTCACATTGTAAACGTAACACATGCACTGCATGTATATGTAAGCAGTATTATCATGCACTTACCTGCATCTGATCGGGTTGAATGATAAATCCTCCCTGTGGTGGCAAACAAAAGACAGAATTTGTGCCAATCTGGTACATAGTTCTCTAGTTTccttttaaaggtgcattgtgtaacttttagaaggatctcttgacagaaatgcaatattataTACGTAACTATATTATTTGTGGTGTATAAAAACCTTACACaattaactgtattgtttttataaccttagaatgagccgtttctACATATCGCTTTTCATTCCTACGTTGTTTCAGACAACCACAtatttgtcctgtggtggctaccataTGTGTTTTGAAATAGAGGGTTTAGCTTCTGATTGCAATTcgcaatttcaccactagatgccgccaAAATGTATACACAGCACAAATTTCAGACTTACAAAGTTGCCATTCATTGTGGTGGCCTGGAGGGTCCAGCGGGAGCCCTTAAGAGAAAAAAAAGTCATGCTGACAtttttgtaaaacatttttagtGGGACTCTGCTCAAATATGTGTTTGTGGCATCACTGTTTGCCTGTATACTGACCTGCTGGTCGAATAAAGCCCAGAACATTGGCAGAGGGATATAGAGAAACAGCACCTTCAATACCATCTTCACTTGAGCGATCAGGAGTTTCTGCAAAGAGAGACggcttgtgtttgtgtgttcgaTCTCATGACAGTGTACATTTTGAACCCGCAGCATTGGTGTTGCAAGCCCACAAGCAAACTTGCAGGAATACTGTGTCTAACATACATCATATTTTTCTTCAGCCCAGTCCATCCAGTGCTCTCTTTTTGGGTACTGGTTGCCACGTTTTTGGAAACGATTCTTAAGTGCAAACTGCAGAAGAGAAAAAAACATCCAGGTGAGGCTAAAACTAAAACATTACTGATAAgtacgtttttaaaaacatttggcTGATAATTTATGCCCTTGATGTGCTGcattgttgattttttttgttgatttGTGCATATTTAAATTTAAGCCAAAGTTTTAAAATCCCTCATTTTCTGAATATTTGACCCATGTACACAATCATACTATTAAATtatctaaataaatgtatgttcttacaccaATGCACTTTACGACTTGCAACAAGATGTTTCCCTTAGGGGTGTCCATCACGTACATGCCTCTGCCTAAAATAAACACAACTGCACAGAAAAGAAATATTCGTTAGTCACTGCTGCCACCGTGTGGTCATATACGGTATCGCACGATAGATGACACTCACTGAGGGCGACCACCATAAGAGCTGCCGGGACACCGAAGGCCAACGGGTAACATTTCTGCTGTGAATGGATACCACACGTCTGAGCTGATGAACAGAGCAAATTCATACAAACACAATGAGAGAGACGCCTTTaatcttaaaacaaacaaacgtaCAGCGTGCACATCGAATATTAATAACGCATGCGCAATACATACATCTCAGAATGGGTGTGATGAGAGTTGAGAGAAGACTCCCGGCATTAATAGACAGATAGAATATGGAGAAGAAAGTACTTCTTTGTTtctcctgaaaaaaaaaacacagttttagcatcaacaacataaacaaacggcttttgtggactaaagGCAACTTCCGGTAGACTTTTACTAGAATCAGTAACAACAGAGTCATTTTACAataagtaaatgtattttttgataacatgggaaataaatgacaagtaaattaccttcGTAATATATCATATCTAAGGTGTATCAACTATTACAATGAGCTAAcgttaaaatgaatgtatacaatattacatattttcgacaaggtatttgtttcagataTCAGTTTAGCCGTTAGCcagacagataaataaacaCAGACCAGTTCAGGCGCGTAACCACAACAAGCATTGTCTGATGAAATTATTCAATGTAGCCTACTGAGTACTACTTAAAACGctatgtgttttaaataatttaaaacattgGTATGAATTTTATTGCAATACATTTGTGAACTGACTATAACTTCTCTTgcacattttgctgtcatatgtTAATAGTATGCAGTGTTTTTTGGATTTATGGATTGGATTTATGGATGGATTTACAATGTTGGTTAAAATGTTTACCTTTAATAGAATGTCCCATATGGCAAGAAATAAATTTCCCTGGcccaaaatatgttttaaatatatgctaaataaatTTAGTAGAAAgcaaaacttaaatatatttataacctttagcatatatttcaaaatacaaaatacatttctaattttacaacccataagacaaaaaaatattttttcctgtgcaaaatataaaagtttgtataaaatgtatacgtatgtataaaatataaaatataagtatatttttgcagttgaaaatatatctAATTTGAACCTTTTCAAACcttatattattattacaggttttaacatacaaagtttttctttcaatgctacatgaatataaatgctttaaaatatatttaaaaatggccaaaaaatatgctggtgaaaaatacattttttttaaacatatttcagcacatatattttttggacattttttgcttattttgaaatatatttaaaattatatgtgaaaatatatatttttttgccatatgggatgaTTTTCAGATTTTATGGTAGTGCACATCATTCACATTAACCCTTTGCAAAGTCTAGTTAATTACATATATGCATATTTATCTGTATTATCTAGCCTACTTTTTACTATTAAGAGAAAAAATGGGGGCTGGGAGCTTTTTTGGTATGCATATTTACATTACACAGCGTTTATCATTTTGTCAAAGGAGGCAACAATAAGCAACAAGAATCTAGACTGCCacaattaaattttaaatatgatgAACAACAgaaatgtattaatatttatacattttcataGAATCTGCTCATGCCCCATCCAACCCTGTTTAGTTTTAAAAGATGAAGCGTTGTGGTCACGTTTTATTCATATgaaattacccacttgtaaaatAGTTAAAGTTGTGAGATCGGCTTTAAACGATATCTATTAGACTTTGAATGCAAAGCTAAGCGTTTCATACTTTGGCACTTGTGACCTTTGAAAACATGTGTCGCTGTGGCACCAAGGGTGGAGAAGGGTGCAGGTGCCTGCGAATCAGTTGTTTGTTAATATCTAACACACTGTATCAGAAACTTAACCTTGAGCTCTGATCATATCAGAATAGCTGATATGAACATTTAGTACTGGAATGTAACCAAGAATCCTTAcgtgtgcatttgtgtatgtatgtatgtgtgtgcttGTCCACATGCCTGATGATCTTGAAACTGATCTCCTCCAAACGCAGCCACACAGGGTTTAATACCTCCTGTCCCCAAAGCAATAAGCAAGAGTCCCAACATGGACAAAACACTAAAAAAGTGAACAGAAATTACGTTTGGCTCGTATTCAATAAAATcttatatatataatgtaatgGCTAACTCACACATGTAGAGTTATGTTGTCAGGGTTGCCGTCTCTATCACTGTCTGTAATGTCGTTGATGGAACTGACGGCCATGACCACCTGACCGATACAGTAAACTATGGACAGGTACACGATAGTCCTGCGGAAAGTAGAGATGTTGAAGTGGAGATGTCCCTTAATATGACTTTCATTGTATGCTAAATTCCTAATAGTACATTTTATAGGTAACCAGGCTAGGTCAGCCCTAACCCTTACTTGAACTTGCCAAGCCATGAGTCTGCTATTATAGCTCCCAGAATGGGTGTAAGATAGCACAGAGCCACAAATGTGTGGTAGATGGTGGTGGCAAGGTCATCATCCCAACGGAGAAAATACCTAAAGTACAGGACCAACacagctgagagagagagagaacacaATACAGTTTCATTAACACAGTTCAGATATTATTTTGTAGCTTTGCGTGGTTTATTTGGTCTCACCTCTCATGCCATAGTAGGAGAATCTCTCACAGAACTCATTCACCACTATGAAAAATATACTGATGGGATATCCACAACACTCGGCCTACAAGCACACAAtgtaaaacttatttatattttaagatGTATTTGTAAAAGTTACAGTATTAACTCTTAAGATTTCTTACACTTTTCTTGGACTTCTTTTCACTTCCTTGTTCTTTGTCTGCAAAACATTATGCATAGTGTCATTGTGAAAGCTGTTTTACAGCTAAAATCATATTTAAATACAATTGGAAAATGACTGAGCAGTCTTGTTAATCAATATACATATTTATGCCAGTGTTTTCATATTGCAGGTGGACATAACATCAATGTTTCCTCACCTCCCATGATGACTGCTTCGTCTGGGGTTGCCTTCTAGTTCTTAATAATATCCGTTGGTACGGAGACAAACTCGCACGCGCTCCCTGAGACAGATGGAGACAGATGGAGCTGTACTCTGAAGACCTGGGACACAGGTAGGAGGATTTTATAGACTCTGGGCAATAAATGTAGCCTCGGTCACTAGTGGGTTAAAATAGGATTGACGTTGTTGTTTATGACAGTATACGTGAACAGTAATATGACTGTGAGTGTGTGTGGGGCGGGTGGATTGAGGGAATTAAGGAGTTATTTACAGCTCTCTTATCGATCTAATCTGTAAATCAAACAATGTGAACTTTTGgttttgtaataaaaataggcagttaataattaaaataataaaagtttatcatcaaaaaaatgaaatcagCTAAGAAAATGATAAATGAAATATGctacatttaatcatttatgcTATGCAGAAATTCTCACAGTTAGAGAGGGTTGCCAGGTCTGCGTAACAAAACCAGCCCAAAGGCCAATAAAACGTGAAGCTTCAGGGTGTCTCAGAATTCTCTGtggtaaaggtacaaaaaaatTGGGAAATGTGAAAGTTGGAACTTAAAAATTACCTTACATTTTCtaatttttaagtgaaaattttgaggtgtttccaaattagaaaaaagtttttcactttaaaaaaatttgaaagttggaacttaaaaatttaaagtgtaaaagtttttagttttttttctaaacaaaTAAAGTTCCAAAACAGAAGGctcatttaatgtaattattaaCATGGTTCTCAATAGCTAAAACTGCGTAGTTGATTAGATATGCGAGATAACGTTGGAACAATCGAAACACAGCCAATACATCACCATGTGATCAAACCAGAATGCATCATAATGTCCTGAGTGTACATTTAATTACAACCCCATGACACCTGTCACAGCAGCATCACTGCATTtgaacgtaaaaaaaaaacataagacattttCAGTTCTATCATGACTgcactgtaaataaataaaactatggTATATTATAAGGTACATGAGCTTTTTGCCGAATgaaataagcaaaaaatactCACCAATCCTCACTCGATGAACAATAGCAAACTTTTCTCTTCAGACTTGAAATTTTAAAGGCTGTGCCTCAACACAGTGATGTGTAAATGTCATCCATTGGTTGTTTAGCACAGCATGCGCACAAAACCACAGACCATTGAGGTTGGTTAGAAGGCAACACTGTGGCAGAATTGTAACAAACTCAATCCACAACGTAGAAACACCAACCTTTTGCCCATGTTGTTACAACGTTAGCAAGTTGGCTACGTTGACACAATGTTCTTTGTTTGCTTGGTATAATAGTATaatcacccaaaaataaaattctgtcatcatgtactcaccctcatgttgttcaaaaccttaTCTTttttgttcaacagaataaTAAAGTTGTTGattataaaaaatgataacaAAGAAAGTTTGTGAATACCATTAGGGTGAGCACATGATAACAGaatttcattttttgggtgacCTGTCCCTTTAAGGGACTATGAAATGATAGTGTTCTGAATGACTCTTTCACAAACCACAATGTCAGCTGTAACACAGTAATAAAATGACTTACGTAAACCAAATGGTGGCCAGACATGAGCACTGATGTTTGGAGATGTTTGAATCGATGGAAGTGACAGAGAGAGTGAGTGGTAAACAAACTCCCCCCTCCGTTCAGAGATGCCCCACTGTTCAATGCTTAGAGAGGAGAGTGGGCAGATAGACAGGATGGTGTGTGTACGGTATGAGGTCCAGTCAGCAGGTTTTATTCTGAATGCACAGAGAAACCAGCAGTGCTAATGTAGCTCAACTggaagagcattgcattagcaacaccAAAGTCAAGGGTTCGATTCACACAGAAAACATACTtattgccttaaaattttaagttaattagGGGTAAAGCcaagaatgggcgaagaccacTATTGTAttcgttagttttcttattattcttCCGGTTTcatcttccgccattgcgtttatggcag
This Paramisgurnus dabryanus chromosome 7, PD_genome_1.1, whole genome shotgun sequence DNA region includes the following protein-coding sequences:
- the slc15a1b gene encoding solute carrier family 15 member 1b; protein product: MGDKEQGSEKKSKKSAECCGYPISIFFIVVNEFCERFSYYGMRAVLVLYFRYFLRWDDDLATTIYHTFVALCYLTPILGAIIADSWLGKFKTIVYLSIVYCIGQVVMAVSSINDITDSDRDGNPDNITLHVVLSMLGLLLIALGTGGIKPCVAAFGGDQFQDHQEKQRSTFFSIFYLSINAGSLLSTLITPILRSQTCGIHSQQKCYPLAFGVPAALMVVALIVFILGRGMYVMDTPKGNILLQVVKCIGFALKNRFQKRGNQYPKREHWMDWAEEKYDKLLIAQVKMVLKVLFLYIPLPMFWALFDQQGSRWTLQATTMNGNFGGFIIQPDQMQIVNPILIVIMVPIMDNLVYPLIKMCHINFTPLRRITVGMLMAALAFVAAALLQLQIDETLPKFPSSYQAHARFLNLDVVDLNVSVENRETFSVSSFQTSGDYMTFENPIYSVSVAGGYAVQTHFLFGRRQTVLISSAGIKEIILETTEKPEQGANDIKFVNGFHSALNISTKSESLGFISPLKVSNYTSLPQGKANFTIANEEGQMCYYIMELGFGSSYTVVIPSNFDLSNCENIKNIEDIKPNTIHMAWQIIQYFLVTCGEVMFSVTGLDFSYAQAPSNMKSVLQAGWLLTVAVGNIIVLIVAEAGTLPDQWAEYVLFASLLVAVSIIFSIMAYFYTYMDPEEIESKFKEHEPEDKDNKYIEMVKRDSVSSELKQTKI